The following is a genomic window from Streptomyces lincolnensis.
ACGTCGACGACCTCCAGGACGCCTTCGACCTCGAAGTCGCCCGCCAGGCACTCGACGTGGGTCTCCCCGTGCTGGCGGTCTGTCGCGGCCTTCAGGTCGTCAACGTCGCCCTGGGCGGCACCCTCGAACAGGACATGGGCGGCCCCGAGCGCGAACACCGGCACGTTGTGCACCCGGTGGCGATCCAACGCGGCACCCTGCTGGAGCAGGCCACCGGCGTGGCGAAGACGGAGGCGTCCTGCTACCACCACCAGCGGGTGGACCGCCTCGGCGCGGGACTCACGGTCAGTGCGCGTGCCGCCGACGGAACAGTCGAGGGACTCGAACACCCGGGCCTCCACGGATGGTTCATCGCCGTCCAGTGGCACCCGGAGGACACCGCCCACGAAGACCCCGCGCAGCAGGGCCTCTTCGACGCCTTGGTGCGAGCTGCCCGCGACAGACGCTGACCCCGCCCGAGTTGCCGGAACTCCTCGCGGCCTTTCCGTGCTGGGCTTCAGCCCTTCGCGCGCCGCCCGCTGCGGCGCTGTGTCGGCTTGGCACCGTCGAGGAGGGTCAGGCGACGCTCCTCACCATGCTCCTCGACCTGCCGCACGACCTGGCGCAGCCCTTCCGCGACGTCCCGGCACCCCTCGTCACTGAGCCGTGAGGCGACGAACGCCTCCTCCTGGTTGAACTCCGGGAACAGCCGCTGCATCAGCGCCTCACCCTCCTCGGTGAGACTCAGCAGCACCAGTCTGCCGTCGGAAGGGTGACCGGTCCTCTTGAGCAGCCCCCGCCCCTCCAGCGTCCGCGACACCCCGGTGAGGGTCCCCTTGGAGATGCCCGCCTCCTCCGCGATGTGCCGGGTCTCCGACTCGCCCCAGATCCACACCACCCACAGCACCACGAACGCCGTCCAGGTGAGATCGGCGCCGCGCAGCACCGAGTTCTCCAGGTGCTGACGGACGGCCGACGCGGCGCGGTAGATGTTGGCGACCACCGCCATCTGCTCGCGGTGGATCGGTGTCCCCCCGAGCTTCGCCGCTGCCAGCTTCTCCGCTTCGGTGATGGATCGGTGGCCGGGCACAGGCATGCTCCTTTGATCGTTCGGAGCCAAATTGTACGAGAGTGAGAAGAAGGTGGGGGGATTCGGGGACCGGGGTTCCCTCTCTTGCAGCGGGCGCTGGTTGCGCGCTCGGTCTTCTCAATCGGCGGGGGACCGCTCGACGAAGTGTTCCACGTCTTGTGGGGTGGGCCTCAGCACACCGTCGCGTACGGCGAGGGCTGTGGCTTCGGCCCGTGAGGCACAGCCCGTCTTGCGGAGGAGGTGCTCGATGTGGCTGTGAACCGTCCGCGGGGACAGGAACAGTGCCTGTGCGACGGCCTGGTTGGTCTGGCCCCTGGCGGCCCGTGTGAGCACCTCCAGTTCGCGCGGACTCAGGCCGTACGGCAGTTGCGTCGGTGTCTCGGACACGAGGACCGCCCTTCGTACGATCGGCGATCCCGCCGTGCACCGGCGAAGCATCACACGGTTCCAGCCTTGGCCGACCGGCCACAGGAGCCGCAGTCGAAGGC
Proteins encoded in this region:
- a CDS encoding MarR family winged helix-turn-helix transcriptional regulator; this encodes MPGHRSITEAEKLAAAKLGGTPIHREQMAVVANIYRAASAVRQHLENSVLRGADLTWTAFVVLWVVWIWGESETRHIAEEAGISKGTLTGVSRTLEGRGLLKRTGHPSDGRLVLLSLTEEGEALMQRLFPEFNQEEAFVASRLSDEGCRDVAEGLRQVVRQVEEHGEERRLTLLDGAKPTQRRSGRRAKG
- a CDS encoding gamma-glutamyl-gamma-aminobutyrate hydrolase family protein — its product is MTRTPVTPVRPLIAVPARFSATTSALRYAAEVNARALIEAVWRAGGEPASIHPASGDVASRLARFDGILLPGGGDLAPHHYGAQGVHASVYDVDDLQDAFDLEVARQALDVGLPVLAVCRGLQVVNVALGGTLEQDMGGPEREHRHVVHPVAIQRGTLLEQATGVAKTEASCYHHQRVDRLGAGLTVSARAADGTVEGLEHPGLHGWFIAVQWHPEDTAHEDPAQQGLFDALVRAARDRR